The Parabacteroides sp. AD58 genome includes a window with the following:
- a CDS encoding CDP-alcohol phosphatidyltransferase family protein — protein sequence MEIKKRAKKLRDQLQQLIYKIISPVVHGMIKMGITPNIVTTIGFLGNLAGACILIYAGMHKEGNLYSLIGWAGGIILISSLFDMMDGQVARIGGMASTFGAMYDSVLDRYSELVTLGAICFCLSENGYPVGAVITFAALIGSLMVSYVRARAEGLGLECKIGFMQRPERVVLTCLGLLICGITATQAKDLSFDPMYILIAPLGFIAIFANLTAFARIEYSRKQLLKK from the coding sequence ATGGAAATAAAAAAAAGAGCCAAGAAGTTGCGAGATCAATTGCAACAACTTATTTACAAAATCATTAGCCCTGTAGTTCACGGAATGATTAAAATGGGCATTACCCCCAATATTGTTACAACGATCGGCTTCTTGGGAAACCTGGCAGGTGCTTGTATTTTAATTTATGCCGGCATGCATAAAGAAGGAAATCTTTACAGTCTGATCGGATGGGCCGGAGGTATTATTCTGATATCCTCTCTCTTCGACATGATGGACGGGCAAGTGGCCCGTATCGGTGGCATGGCTTCGACATTCGGTGCTATGTATGATTCCGTCCTCGACCGGTACAGCGAACTGGTAACCTTAGGAGCAATCTGCTTCTGTTTATCTGAAAACGGTTATCCAGTCGGAGCAGTTATCACATTTGCCGCCTTAATCGGATCGTTAATGGTCAGCTATGTCAGAGCCAGAGCGGAAGGCTTAGGACTGGAATGTAAGATCGGATTCATGCAGCGTCCGGAACGTGTTGTCTTAACCTGCCTGGGATTACTGATCTGCGGGATTACAGCAACACAAGCAAAGGATCTGTCGTTCGATCCGATGTATATATTGATTGCACCGCTGGGATTTATTGCCAT
- a CDS encoding phosphatidylglycerophosphatase A family protein, whose amino-acid sequence MTKIPVFHQVIASGFGSGYCPIAPGTAGACLATLIWWGYATILTNAYSTFLCTLIIVFIFTILGIWSSGIAEKYWGKDPSRVVIDEMVGTWIALLAVPNGQAWGYMLAAFILFRFFDILKPLGIRKMEKLPGGYGIMADDILSGIYGLIVLYAFRLISA is encoded by the coding sequence ATGACAAAAATACCCGTATTTCATCAAGTAATAGCCAGTGGTTTCGGATCTGGTTATTGCCCGATAGCGCCCGGTACTGCCGGGGCGTGTCTTGCTACGTTAATCTGGTGGGGATATGCGACGATTCTAACTAACGCTTATTCCACTTTTTTATGCACACTGATTATAGTCTTTATTTTTACTATCTTAGGTATATGGTCGTCAGGTATTGCTGAAAAATACTGGGGAAAAGATCCTTCCCGGGTAGTTATCGACGAAATGGTTGGGACATGGATTGCATTACTGGCTGTTCCCAATGGTCAAGCATGGGGATATATGTTAGCAGCATTTATCTTGTTCCGGTTCTTTGATATACTAAAACCCCTGGGAATAAGAAAAATGGAAAAGCTTCCCGGAGGCTATGGTATCATGGCCGATGATATTTTATCAGGAATTTACGGCCTGATTGTTTTATACGCCTTCAGACTTATTAGTGCATAA
- the pdxA gene encoding 4-hydroxythreonine-4-phosphate dehydrogenase PdxA: protein MEDRMIRVGITHGDINGIGYEVILKTFSDQRMTELCVPIIYGASKVAAYHRKALDLPPVNINVVSRAEEAGLNRVNIINCVEDDIKVELTQSTPTAGRAAYKALEAAVADLKSGAIDVLVTAPINKYNIQNAQFHFPGHTEYLEQTLGDGQKALMILMTDTLRVALVTGHIPVSEIPSQITVDNIVTKLQVFNQSLKQDFTIIKPRIAVLALNPHAGDNGVIGNEEKEIIKPAMEEAERLGVMSFGPFPADGFFGSKMYEEFDGVLAMYHDQGLAPFKALAMEEGVNYTAGLPFVRTSPAHGTAYNIAGQNIASESSFRQAVYTALDVYRSRKSYQEATAHPLRKQYFDKGSDNVKLDLTKDEDAEL from the coding sequence ATGGAAGATAGAATGATAAGAGTGGGTATTACCCACGGCGATATAAATGGAATCGGATATGAAGTGATTCTGAAGACGTTTTCCGATCAGCGGATGACAGAGTTGTGTGTACCTATTATTTATGGGGCATCCAAAGTAGCTGCTTATCATCGGAAAGCGTTGGATTTGCCTCCTGTCAATATAAATGTGGTTTCACGTGCGGAAGAAGCCGGATTGAACCGCGTTAATATCATTAATTGTGTAGAAGATGATATTAAGGTGGAATTAACGCAATCTACTCCAACCGCAGGAAGAGCAGCTTATAAAGCTTTGGAAGCGGCTGTAGCTGATTTGAAGAGTGGAGCCATTGATGTACTGGTTACGGCACCGATCAATAAGTATAACATTCAGAATGCCCAGTTCCATTTTCCCGGTCATACGGAATATCTGGAGCAGACATTAGGGGATGGGCAGAAAGCCTTGATGATATTAATGACCGATACGTTGCGAGTAGCTTTAGTTACAGGGCATATTCCAGTATCAGAGATACCATCACAGATTACGGTTGATAATATAGTGACGAAACTGCAGGTATTTAATCAGTCTTTGAAGCAAGATTTTACGATTATCAAACCGAGAATAGCTGTGCTGGCTTTAAATCCGCATGCAGGGGATAATGGGGTAATTGGAAATGAAGAAAAAGAAATTATCAAACCGGCTATGGAAGAAGCCGAACGCTTAGGTGTTATGTCGTTTGGTCCGTTCCCGGCAGATGGATTCTTTGGTTCCAAGATGTATGAAGAGTTTGATGGTGTCTTAGCCATGTATCATGATCAGGGATTAGCTCCGTTTAAGGCTTTAGCCATGGAAGAAGGCGTTAATTATACAGCCGGTCTGCCTTTTGTTCGGACTTCTCCGGCGCATGGTACGGCTTATAATATTGCCGGTCAGAATATAGCTTCCGAATCATCGTTCCGTCAGGCCGTTTATACAGCCTTGGATGTCTATCGCAGTCGGAAGTCATACCAGGAAGCTACGGCTCATCCATTACGGAAACAGTATTTTGATAAAGGCAGTGATAATGTTAAACTGGATTTGACAAAAGATGAAGATGCTGAATTGTAA
- a CDS encoding adenylyltransferase/cytidyltransferase family protein: MFKDKTIVYTSGTFDMFHYNHLRMINYARSLADILIVGVSTDELVESYKPKPIIPFHERLQIIEALKTPDIVIPQHTLDHTEIVKKLNIDAFVVGDDWYGKYDYLKDLGVQVFYFPYGTGVSSSNLKKTIHDSYEANLRSQRQAKPQSVKGFSEK; this comes from the coding sequence ATGTTTAAGGATAAAACAATTGTATATACATCTGGAACATTTGATATGTTTCATTATAATCATCTCCGAATGATCAATTATGCGCGGAGTTTGGCGGATATTCTGATCGTAGGAGTAAGTACAGACGAATTGGTTGAATCATATAAACCCAAACCAATCATTCCGTTTCATGAGCGGTTACAGATTATTGAGGCCTTGAAAACACCGGATATCGTTATTCCTCAACACACATTAGACCATACAGAAATTGTCAAGAAATTAAATATTGATGCTTTTGTTGTAGGTGATGACTGGTATGGTAAGTATGATTACCTGAAAGACTTAGGCGTACAAGTTTTTTATTTCCCGTATGGAACAGGTGTATCGTCGTCAAATTTAAAGAAGACGATACACGATTCGTATGAAGCAAATTTGCGTTCTCAGCGCCAGGCGAAACCGCAGTCAGTAAAGGGCTTTTCTGAAAAATAA